The following are encoded together in the Clostridium sp. BJN0013 genome:
- the rpmG gene encoding 50S ribosomal protein L33, which translates to MRVKVILACTECKQRNYNTTKNKKNNPNRLEIRKYCPFCNKHTVHKQTK; encoded by the coding sequence ATGAGAGTAAAAGTGATATTAGCATGTACAGAATGTAAACAGAGAAACTATAATACAACAAAAAATAAAAAGAATAATCCTAACAGATTAGAAATAAGAAAATATTGTCCGTTTTGTAATAAACATACAGTCCATAAACAAACTAAATAA
- a CDS encoding Mini-ribonuclease 3 translates to MESNLLKIKFDKIDIRQLNPLTLAFVGDAVYDVLVRTYLVNKFQNMSVHNLHVRAIKFVKAHSQSEIIKRLEKQLSEEELYFFKRGRNAKSGTVPKNADIQEYRFATGFETLVGFLYLTGEFDRLNYLFEFIITLNNKGEF, encoded by the coding sequence ATGGAAAGTAATTTGCTGAAAATAAAATTTGATAAAATAGATATTAGACAATTAAATCCCCTTACACTTGCATTTGTGGGAGATGCTGTATATGATGTACTTGTAAGAACTTATTTAGTAAATAAGTTTCAAAATATGTCTGTGCATAATCTTCATGTTAGAGCTATAAAGTTTGTAAAAGCTCATTCTCAAAGTGAAATTATAAAGAGATTAGAAAAACAATTATCTGAGGAGGAGCTTTATTTTTTTAAAAGAGGAAGAAATGCTAAATCTGGAACAGTTCCTAAAAATGCAGATATACAGGAATATAGATTTGCAACGGGATTTGAAACTTTAGTGGGATTTTTATATTTAACTGGTGAATTTGATAGATTAAATTACTTATTTGAATTTATAATAACTTTGAATAATAAGGGTGAATTTTAA
- the cysS gene encoding cysteine--tRNA ligase, with translation MRIFNTMTREKEEFIPLTSGEVKMYVCGPTVYNFFHIGNARTFVVFDTVRRYFEYKGYKVNFVQNFTDIDDKMIKKANDENITVQQLGDRFINEYYKDADALNIKRATVNPRATLYISKIIEFIQDLINKGYAYEVDGDVYFNAKKFNNYGKLSGQNIEQLQSGVRIDVDERKKNPMDFAVWKSKKAGEPSWKSPWGMGRPGWHIECSCMAYNILGETIDIHAGGSDLKFPHHENEIAQSEGRTGKVFARYWMHSAFVNVNNQKMSKSLNNFFTTREILDKYEPDVVRLFMLSGHYRTPINFSIELLDSTKSALDRIYNSITNLEELLSKAKDNGILESEVKYKEHLNKYKQRYIEKMDDDFNTADAISVIFDLIRDVNTNIDENSSMDMIKYSLDLIRELGFPLGILQRSKRGNIETEIELLIEKRQKARQNKNWALADKIRDDLKDKGIILEDTSGGVRWKRI, from the coding sequence GTGAGAATCTTTAATACAATGACTAGAGAAAAAGAAGAATTTATTCCGTTGACTTCAGGAGAAGTAAAAATGTACGTATGTGGTCCTACAGTGTATAATTTTTTTCATATAGGTAATGCCAGAACTTTTGTTGTATTTGATACTGTAAGACGATATTTTGAATATAAAGGTTATAAGGTGAATTTTGTTCAAAATTTTACGGATATAGATGATAAAATGATAAAGAAGGCAAATGACGAAAACATAACTGTACAGCAGCTTGGAGATAGGTTCATAAATGAATACTACAAAGATGCAGATGCTTTAAATATAAAGAGAGCTACAGTAAATCCTAGAGCTACACTTTATATATCAAAGATAATTGAATTTATACAGGATTTAATAAACAAAGGCTATGCCTATGAAGTAGATGGAGATGTATATTTTAATGCAAAGAAGTTTAATAATTATGGTAAGCTTTCAGGACAAAATATTGAACAGCTTCAGTCAGGAGTTAGAATAGATGTAGATGAAAGAAAAAAAAATCCTATGGATTTTGCAGTTTGGAAGAGTAAAAAAGCAGGGGAACCTTCATGGAAAAGTCCCTGGGGAATGGGAAGGCCTGGATGGCATATAGAATGTTCTTGCATGGCTTATAACATATTAGGCGAAACTATAGACATACATGCAGGTGGCTCCGATTTGAAATTTCCTCATCATGAAAATGAAATAGCTCAAAGTGAGGGCAGAACTGGAAAGGTTTTTGCTAGATATTGGATGCATTCTGCATTTGTAAATGTAAATAATCAAAAAATGTCTAAGTCTTTAAATAATTTCTTTACTACAAGAGAAATTTTAGATAAATATGAACCAGATGTTGTAAGATTATTTATGTTGTCGGGTCATTATAGGACTCCTATAAATTTTAGTATTGAACTTTTAGATTCTACTAAATCAGCATTAGATAGAATTTATAATTCAATTACAAATTTAGAAGAGCTTTTAAGTAAAGCTAAGGATAATGGAATATTGGAAAGTGAAGTAAAATATAAAGAACATCTAAATAAGTACAAACAACGATATATAGAGAAGATGGATGATGATTTTAATACTGCAGATGCCATATCGGTAATTTTTGATTTAATAAGAGATGTAAACACCAATATAGATGAAAACTCATCTATGGATATGATTAAATATTCACTTGATTTAATAAGAGAATTAGGATTTCCTCTTGGAATACTTCAAAGATCCAAAAGGGGAAATATAGAGACAGAAATTGAGCTTTTGATAGAAAAAAGACAAAAAGCTAGACAGAATAAAAATTGGGCATTGGCAGATAAAATAAGGGATGACTTAAAAGATAAAGGAATAATTTTAGAAGATACTTCAGGTGGAGTAAGATGGAAAAGGATATAA
- a CDS encoding PIN/TRAM domain-containing protein encodes MLKKTLRGLFTIIGLILGYLVGDIVINSEYFTQIFYVSDNPVKKILFLILLTLFFGIILFLISPWINSIIMKIMDYIEKRIQKLPATEILLGVVGALTGLLISVVFLNLLAKVPIVGAMLAVVVAVLMAALGANIAIRKREELMSLLSNVGYRRFQGSSKDKKIKDECKQKVYPKVLDTSVIIDGRIFDICQTGFVEGPLIIPDFVLAELRHIADSSDGLKRTRGRRGLDVLNKIQKELNIDVQIYEKDFPNIAEVDSKLLKLSQVLNGKVVTNDYNLNKVAEFQGVPVLNINELANAVKPVVLPGEEMNVQIIKDGKESGQGIAYLDDGTMIVIEGGKRSIGETKDVVVTSVLQTAAGRMIFAKQKEEL; translated from the coding sequence TTGTTAAAAAAGACACTTAGGGGGCTTTTTACAATAATAGGCTTAATACTAGGATATTTGGTAGGAGATATTGTCATAAATTCTGAGTACTTTACACAAATATTTTATGTGAGTGATAATCCTGTAAAAAAGATTTTATTTTTAATTTTATTAACTTTATTTTTTGGAATTATACTATTTTTAATATCACCTTGGATTAATTCAATTATTATGAAAATTATGGATTATATTGAAAAAAGAATTCAAAAGCTTCCTGCAACAGAAATATTATTAGGAGTTGTAGGGGCATTAACAGGACTTCTTATATCTGTAGTATTTCTCAATTTATTGGCAAAGGTGCCCATTGTAGGGGCTATGTTGGCGGTAGTAGTAGCTGTACTTATGGCTGCTTTAGGTGCTAATATAGCCATAAGGAAGAGAGAAGAACTTATGTCCTTGCTATCTAATGTTGGATATAGGAGATTTCAAGGAAGCAGTAAAGATAAGAAGATTAAAGATGAGTGTAAACAAAAGGTATATCCTAAGGTTCTGGATACTTCTGTGATAATAGATGGTAGAATATTCGATATATGTCAAACTGGATTTGTTGAAGGACCATTAATAATTCCAGATTTTGTACTGGCAGAATTGAGACATATAGCAGATTCTTCAGATGGATTAAAGAGGACTAGAGGAAGAAGAGGATTAGATGTATTAAATAAAATACAGAAAGAATTGAATATTGATGTACAAATATATGAGAAAGATTTTCCTAACATAGCTGAAGTGGATAGCAAGCTTTTAAAACTTTCTCAAGTGTTAAATGGTAAGGTAGTAACAAATGATTATAATTTAAATAAAGTTGCAGAATTTCAAGGAGTACCAGTACTTAATATAAATGAACTTGCTAATGCAGTAAAGCCTGTGGTACTTCCTGGAGAGGAAATGAATGTTCAGATAATTAAAGATGGAAAAGAATCAGGACAGGGTATAGCTTATTTAGATGATGGTACCATGATAGTTATAGAGGGAGGAAAGAGGTCTATTGGAGAAACAAAAGATGTAGTAGTAACTTCTGTACTACAAACTGCAGCGGGAAGAATGATATTCGCAAAACAAAAAGAGGAGTTATAA
- a CDS encoding DUF1573 domain-containing protein has translation MKDIIFDDFQNAVNESLLRHKSILDIITKLQESNARINRAIAKSITNCGCIEVCAKKQHISEDNTLNIEFLKNCLNTHIKGSLCDNCRDVIQNEIGNNLFYLTSLCNILDLNLYDILLKEYDKINTLGKYSFR, from the coding sequence ATGAAAGATATAATATTTGATGACTTTCAAAATGCTGTAAATGAATCATTATTAAGACATAAGAGTATTTTAGATATAATTACTAAACTTCAAGAATCAAATGCTCGAATAAATAGGGCTATTGCAAAGTCTATTACTAATTGTGGATGCATAGAAGTTTGCGCTAAAAAACAACACATATCTGAAGATAACACTTTAAATATTGAATTTTTAAAAAATTGTTTAAATACACACATAAAAGGATCTCTGTGTGATAATTGTAGAGATGTGATACAAAATGAAATAGGAAATAATTTATTTTATCTTACTTCCTTATGTAATATACTTGACTTAAATCTATACGATATACTTTTAAAAGAATATGATAAAATAAATACTTTAGGAAAGTATTCCTTTAGATAA
- the nusG gene encoding transcription termination/antitermination protein NusG, translated as MADKAKWYVVHTYSGYENKVKMNLEKTIENRELYDCIDDVQVPMEEQVEIKDGKKKITLKKIFPGYVLVHMIMTDDSWYVVRNTRGVTGFVGPGSKPVPLTDEEVKDMGINEKLVNVDILVGENVKVRSGPLENFLAVIQEINTEKRKVKALVNMFGRETPVELDFNQIEKIE; from the coding sequence ATGGCAGATAAAGCTAAGTGGTACGTAGTTCATACATATTCTGGTTATGAAAATAAAGTTAAGATGAATCTTGAAAAGACTATAGAAAACAGAGAACTATATGATTGTATAGATGATGTTCAAGTTCCTATGGAAGAACAAGTGGAAATTAAAGATGGAAAAAAGAAAATAACATTAAAAAAAATATTTCCAGGATATGTTTTAGTGCACATGATAATGACTGATGATTCTTGGTATGTAGTTAGAAATACTAGGGGAGTTACAGGGTTTGTTGGGCCTGGATCTAAGCCTGTGCCTCTTACTGATGAAGAAGTAAAAGATATGGGTATTAATGAAAAACTTGTGAATGTAGATATATTGGTAGGAGAAAATGTAAAGGTAAGGTCTGGACCACTAGAGAACTTCTTAGCTGTTATTCAAGAGATAAATACTGAAAAAAGAAAAGTTAAAGCTTTGGTCAATATGTTTGGTAGGGAAACTCCTGTTGAGCTTGATTTTAATCAAATAGAAAAGATAGAATAA
- a CDS encoding NYN domain-containing protein: MRIIFVDGYNVINSWPELNDIKDYSFEAARQQLIETLSNYAAYKGYSIFIVFDAHKVAGSLEKKKKISENVIVVFTKENETADSFIEKTVNRIGRRSEVFVVTSDSLEQQITFQRGAVRMSSIEFYHEVKQIESKIKSKIENKYSKQKHTLEDRIAKDMLEKLEKIRKSR, translated from the coding sequence TTGAGAATTATTTTTGTAGATGGATATAATGTAATAAATAGTTGGCCTGAATTAAATGATATAAAAGATTATAGTTTTGAAGCTGCAAGACAACAACTTATAGAAACTTTAAGTAATTATGCGGCCTATAAAGGTTATAGTATTTTTATAGTATTTGATGCTCATAAGGTGGCAGGAAGTTTAGAAAAGAAGAAAAAAATAAGTGAAAATGTTATAGTAGTATTTACTAAGGAGAATGAAACAGCAGACTCTTTTATAGAGAAAACGGTTAATAGAATAGGACGTAGAAGTGAAGTATTTGTGGTAACTTCTGATTCTTTAGAACAACAGATAACATTTCAAAGAGGAGCTGTAAGAATGTCTTCTATTGAATTTTATCATGAAGTTAAACAAATAGAATCAAAAATAAAAAGTAAAATTGAGAATAAATACTCTAAACAAAAACATACTTTAGAGGATAGAATAGCAAAGGATATGCTGGAAAAACTTGAAAAAATTCGCAAAAGTCGTTAA
- the secE gene encoding preprotein translocase subunit SecE — MSARDNAKKVDRQVTPEGGFFNFFKGLVVEFKRITWASKEDVKKATIAVIAFCAIYVVIVAIIDFGLNSLVKTILK, encoded by the coding sequence ATGTCTGCACGTGATAATGCCAAAAAAGTTGATAGGCAAGTTACGCCTGAAGGGGGATTCTTTAATTTCTTTAAAGGATTAGTAGTGGAATTTAAAAGGATAACTTGGGCCTCTAAAGAAGATGTAAAGAAAGCAACAATAGCGGTTATTGCATTTTGTGCTATTTATGTGGTCATTGTTGCAATAATAGACTTTGGATTGAACTCTTTAGTTAAGACTATTTTAAAATAA
- the rplL gene encoding 50S ribosomal protein L7/L12, which yields MSKEEIIQAIKGMSVLELNELVKACEEEFGVSAAAPVAVAGGAVAGGGDTVEEKTEFDVVLKASGSEKIKVIKAVREVTGLGLKEAKALVDGAPKPLKEAVSKEDAEAVKAKFEEIGAEIELK from the coding sequence ATGAGTAAAGAAGAAATTATTCAAGCCATAAAAGGAATGAGTGTTTTAGAGTTAAATGAATTGGTAAAAGCATGTGAAGAAGAGTTTGGTGTAAGTGCTGCTGCTCCGGTAGCAGTAGCTGGCGGTGCAGTAGCTGGTGGTGGAGATACAGTGGAAGAAAAGACAGAATTTGATGTAGTTCTTAAGGCTTCAGGTTCAGAAAAAATAAAAGTTATAAAAGCAGTTAGAGAAGTAACAGGATTAGGATTGAAAGAAGCTAAGGCTCTAGTTGATGGCGCACCTAAACCATTAAAAGAAGCTGTAAGTAAAGAAGATGCTGAAGCTGTAAAAGCTAAATTTGAAGAAATTGGTGCTGAGATAGAATTAAAGTAA
- the rlmB gene encoding 23S rRNA (guanosine(2251)-2'-O)-methyltransferase RlmB — MKNKHNIVECENKIENLKNKPKFREDLIEGRNAVIEALKSNNVTIEQILISDGNMSGSINTIFAIAKEKHVVVKKVDKRKLDKISQTGVHQGIIAHVTPYKYCELEDILDYALKRREAPFIIILDEIEDPHNFGAIIRTAEVCGAHGIIIPKRKNVGITPTVYKSSAGAVDYMRICKVTNLNTVIEKLKKQNIWVYGADMTGESYCFDVDFNSSIALIIGSEGRGISKLTKQKCDKLVKIPMIGNISSLNVSVASGILMYEILKQKIKSDKN, encoded by the coding sequence ATGAAAAATAAGCATAATATCGTAGAGTGCGAAAATAAAATAGAAAATTTAAAAAATAAACCTAAATTTAGGGAAGATTTAATTGAAGGAAGAAATGCAGTTATTGAAGCTTTAAAATCCAATAATGTAACTATAGAACAGATTCTCATATCAGATGGAAATATGTCGGGTTCTATAAATACAATATTTGCAATTGCTAAGGAAAAACATGTAGTTGTGAAAAAAGTGGATAAAAGAAAATTAGATAAAATTTCTCAAACAGGAGTGCATCAGGGGATAATTGCACATGTAACCCCTTATAAATATTGTGAATTGGAAGATATATTGGATTATGCTTTAAAAAGAAGGGAAGCTCCTTTTATAATTATATTAGATGAAATAGAAGATCCTCATAATTTTGGAGCTATAATAAGAACCGCTGAAGTATGTGGAGCTCATGGAATTATAATACCTAAAAGGAAAAATGTTGGTATAACTCCTACAGTGTATAAATCCTCCGCTGGAGCAGTAGACTATATGAGAATATGCAAAGTTACAAATTTAAATACCGTAATAGAAAAACTAAAAAAACAGAATATATGGGTATATGGGGCCGACATGACTGGAGAAAGCTATTGTTTTGATGTTGATTTTAACAGTTCTATAGCTTTAATTATAGGAAGTGAAGGAAGAGGGATATCAAAGCTAACTAAGCAAAAGTGTGACAAATTAGTAAAGATACCCATGATAGGGAATATATCCTCTTTAAATGTTTCTGTGGCATCAGGCATATTAATGTATGAAATACTAAAGCAAAAAATAAAAAGTGATAAAAATTGA
- the rplA gene encoding 50S ribosomal protein L1 — protein MGKKYKESVKLIDRKTLYTPLEAIELALKTAKANFDETIELSIKLGVDPRHADQQVRGAVVLPHGTGKKVRVLVLAKGDKLKEAEDAGADYVGAEEYVEKIQKENWFDFDVVVATPDMMGVVGRLGRILGPKGLMPNPKSGTVTFDVANAIQEIKAGKVEYRVDKTSIVHVPIGKKSFEVQKLLDNFRVLMEAIIKAKPSAAKGQYLKSVAVSSTMGPGIKINSVKVLE, from the coding sequence TTGGGAAAAAAATATAAAGAAAGTGTTAAGCTTATTGATAGAAAAACGCTTTACACACCATTGGAAGCAATAGAACTTGCATTAAAAACAGCAAAAGCTAATTTTGATGAAACTATAGAATTATCAATAAAACTTGGAGTAGATCCAAGGCATGCAGATCAACAGGTTAGAGGAGCCGTAGTTCTTCCTCACGGGACTGGTAAAAAAGTTAGAGTTTTAGTATTAGCTAAAGGGGATAAACTTAAAGAGGCAGAGGATGCTGGAGCTGATTATGTAGGAGCAGAAGAATATGTTGAAAAGATTCAAAAGGAAAACTGGTTTGATTTTGATGTAGTAGTAGCGACTCCAGATATGATGGGAGTTGTAGGAAGACTAGGTAGAATATTGGGACCTAAAGGATTAATGCCAAATCCAAAGTCAGGTACAGTTACTTTTGATGTTGCAAATGCAATTCAAGAAATTAAAGCTGGTAAAGTTGAGTACAGAGTTGACAAAACATCTATAGTTCATGTACCAATAGGAAAAAAATCCTTTGAAGTACAAAAACTTTTAGATAATTTTCGTGTATTAATGGAAGCTATAATAAAAGCTAAACCATCAGCTGCTAAAGGACAATATTTGAAATCTGTGGCAGTTTCCAGTACTATGGGACCTGGTATAAAGATAAATTCAGTTAAGGTTTTGGAATAA
- the sigH gene encoding RNA polymerase sporulation sigma factor SigH, with protein sequence MSYNGKKISSFEEKLDEEVVIQAKKGDVRAQEYMINKYENFVKSKAKSYFLIGADKEDIYQEGMIGLYKAIRDFKTDKLSSFKAFAELCVTRQIITAIKTATRQKHIPLNTYVSLNKPIYDEESDRTLLDVLSEAKVADPEELIISREELKHIHSEIGEVLSSLEMEVLMSYLDGKSYQEIACDLDRHAKSIDNALQRVKRKLEKCLINK encoded by the coding sequence ATGAGTTATAATGGTAAGAAAATTTCCTCCTTTGAAGAAAAATTGGATGAGGAAGTAGTTATTCAAGCAAAAAAAGGAGATGTAAGAGCTCAAGAATACATGATAAATAAATATGAAAATTTTGTTAAATCTAAAGCAAAATCGTATTTCCTAATTGGAGCAGATAAGGAAGATATTTATCAAGAAGGTATGATAGGGCTTTATAAAGCAATAAGGGATTTTAAAACAGATAAATTATCATCCTTTAAAGCTTTTGCTGAACTTTGTGTGACACGTCAAATAATAACAGCCATAAAAACTGCTACCAGACAAAAGCATATTCCATTAAATACGTATGTTTCTTTAAATAAACCTATATACGATGAAGAATCTGACAGAACCTTATTGGATGTTTTATCAGAAGCTAAAGTTGCCGATCCAGAAGAATTAATAATTAGTAGAGAAGAATTAAAGCATATACATAGTGAAATAGGTGAAGTACTGTCCAGTTTGGAAATGGAAGTTCTTATGTCTTATTTAGATGGTAAATCTTATCAAGAAATTGCTTGTGATTTGGATAGACATGCCAAATCCATAGATAACGCTTTGCAAAGGGTTAAAAGGAAGTTAGAAAAATGCTTAATTAATAAATAG
- the rplJ gene encoding 50S ribosomal protein L10, translating to MSKNRELKEAKVKEIKDKMEKAESIIFAKYQGLTVEEDTSLRKELRESGVEYKVYKNTLSIRAAKELGFDKLEDIFVGPVSIAFGYDEPTAPARILNDFSKKYKALELKGGVVQGEIFDVDKVKQLATIPSKEVLIGKLLGSFKAPLSNFVYLLNAIEEKQKSEEA from the coding sequence GTGAGCAAAAATAGGGAGTTAAAGGAAGCTAAAGTTAAAGAGATTAAAGATAAGATGGAAAAAGCTGAGAGTATAATATTTGCTAAGTATCAAGGATTGACTGTAGAAGAAGACACTAGTCTTAGGAAAGAGTTAAGAGAATCAGGTGTAGAATATAAAGTTTATAAAAATACATTATCTATAAGAGCTGCAAAAGAATTAGGCTTTGATAAATTAGAGGATATTTTTGTAGGGCCGGTATCTATAGCTTTTGGATATGATGAACCTACTGCTCCAGCAAGAATTCTTAATGATTTCTCAAAAAAATATAAAGCATTGGAATTAAAAGGTGGAGTTGTACAGGGAGAAATATTTGATGTAGATAAAGTTAAGCAACTTGCTACTATACCATCAAAAGAGGTTCTTATTGGAAAATTGCTTGGAAGTTTCAAAGCTCCATTGTCAAACTTCGTATACTTATTGAATGCAATTGAAGAAAAACAAAAATCAGAGGAAGCTTAA
- the ispD gene encoding 2-C-methyl-D-erythritol 4-phosphate cytidylyltransferase has protein sequence MKSNYAIIVAAGKGKRMKMPINKQFIYIQGRPILYYSISVFSKNPLIDGIVLVCAEDEIEYCKQEIVKKYNLDKVIKIVIGGKERQDSVFNGLKVLENCDVVLIHDGVRPFVTDRIIEDGIKYSNMYGACACGIMPKDTIKIKNKEGFTYKTLKRKELFMAQTPQCFKYDLIYDCHKKLINNRIQVTDDTTAVEYFGNKVYLYEGSYDNIKITTPEDLFIAENILKMHK, from the coding sequence ATGAAAAGTAACTATGCTATAATTGTAGCTGCAGGTAAAGGAAAAAGAATGAAAATGCCAATAAATAAACAATTTATTTATATTCAAGGTAGGCCAATCCTGTATTATTCTATTAGTGTATTTTCGAAAAATCCACTAATAGATGGAATCGTATTGGTATGTGCTGAAGATGAAATTGAATATTGTAAACAAGAGATAGTTAAAAAGTATAATTTAGATAAAGTGATTAAAATAGTTATCGGGGGAAAGGAACGGCAAGATTCAGTATTTAATGGATTAAAGGTATTAGAGAACTGTGATGTAGTTTTAATTCATGATGGGGTAAGACCTTTTGTTACAGATAGGATAATTGAGGATGGGATAAAATATTCTAATATGTATGGAGCCTGTGCCTGTGGAATTATGCCTAAAGATACCATAAAGATTAAAAACAAAGAAGGTTTTACTTATAAGACATTGAAAAGGAAGGAATTATTTATGGCTCAAACTCCCCAATGTTTTAAGTATGATTTGATTTATGATTGTCATAAAAAACTCATAAACAATAGAATTCAAGTTACTGATGATACTACAGCGGTAGAATATTTTGGGAATAAAGTTTATCTATATGAAGGAAGTTACGATAACATAAAAATAACTACACCTGAAGATTTATTTATAGCAGAAAATATATTAAAAATGCATAAGTAA
- the tuf gene encoding elongation factor Tu translates to MSKEKFERTKPHVNIGTIGHVDHGKTTLTAAITMVLAKEGKASATKYDEIDKAPEEKERGITINTAHVEYETENRHYAHVDCPGHADYVKNMITGAAQMDGAILVVSAADGPMPQTREHILLASRVGVQYIVVFLNKSDQVDDPELIELVEMEVRELLNEYGFPGDDVPIIVGSALKVIENPDDAEATKCIYELMEAVDTYIPTPERPIDKPFLMPIEDVFTITGRGTVATGRVESGVLKIGDEVEIVGLKEEKKKTVCTGVEMFRKLLDQAMAGDNIGALLRGIQREEIERGQVLSKPGSVKPHKKFVGQVYVLKKEEGGRHTPFFNGYRPQFYFRTTDVTGSISLPEGVEMVMPGDHIDMNVELITPVAMHEGLRFAIREGGRTVGSGVVTTVSE, encoded by the coding sequence ATGTCAAAAGAAAAGTTTGAGAGAACAAAACCACATGTAAACATAGGAACAATAGGACACGTAGACCATGGTAAAACTACATTGACAGCAGCAATAACAATGGTATTAGCAAAAGAAGGGAAAGCATCTGCTACAAAGTATGATGAAATAGATAAGGCACCGGAAGAAAAAGAAAGGGGAATAACAATAAATACAGCACATGTAGAATATGAGACAGAAAATAGACATTATGCACATGTGGACTGTCCAGGACATGCAGATTATGTAAAGAACATGATAACAGGAGCAGCACAGATGGACGGAGCAATACTTGTAGTAAGTGCAGCAGATGGTCCAATGCCACAGACAAGAGAACATATACTACTGGCAAGCAGGGTAGGAGTACAGTATATAGTAGTATTTTTAAATAAATCAGATCAGGTAGATGACCCTGAATTAATAGAGTTGGTAGAAATGGAAGTAAGGGAATTATTAAATGAATATGGATTCCCGGGAGATGATGTTCCAATAATAGTAGGAAGTGCATTAAAGGTAATTGAAAATCCAGATGATGCAGAAGCGACTAAATGTATATATGAATTAATGGAAGCAGTAGATACTTATATACCAACACCAGAAAGACCTATAGATAAGCCATTCTTAATGCCTATAGAAGATGTATTCACAATTACAGGAAGAGGAACAGTAGCTACAGGAAGAGTAGAGAGTGGAGTGCTTAAGATAGGGGACGAAGTAGAGATAGTAGGATTAAAAGAAGAGAAGAAAAAGACAGTATGTACAGGAGTAGAAATGTTTAGAAAGCTTCTGGATCAAGCTATGGCAGGAGACAACATAGGAGCATTATTAAGAGGGATACAGAGAGAAGAAATAGAGAGAGGGCAGGTATTATCAAAACCGGGATCAGTAAAGCCACATAAGAAATTTGTAGGGCAGGTGTATGTATTGAAGAAAGAAGAAGGTGGAAGACACACACCATTTTTCAATGGATACAGACCACAGTTTTATTTTAGAACAACAGATGTAACAGGGTCAATATCATTACCAGAGGGAGTAGAAATGGTAATGCCAGGGGATCATATAGATATGAATGTAGAACTTATAACACCTGTTGCGATGCATGAAGGATTGAGATTTGCAATAAGAGAAGGTGGTAGAACAGTTGGTTCGGGTGTTGTTACTACAGTATCTGAATAA
- the rplK gene encoding 50S ribosomal protein L11, translating into MAKKVVGMIKLQLPAGKATPAPPVGPALGQHGVNIMGFCKEFNAKTVKQEGLIIPVVITVYQDRSFSFVLKTPPAAVLLKKAAGIESGSGVPNKTKVAKVTEEQVKQIAETKMADLNASSIETAMKMIAGTARSMGITIEG; encoded by the coding sequence ATGGCTAAAAAAGTAGTGGGAATGATAAAACTTCAGCTTCCAGCAGGAAAGGCAACTCCAGCTCCACCAGTAGGTCCTGCCCTTGGGCAACATGGAGTAAATATTATGGGCTTTTGTAAGGAATTTAATGCTAAAACTGTTAAACAAGAGGGATTGATAATTCCAGTAGTAATTACTGTATATCAGGATAGATCATTTAGTTTTGTATTAAAAACTCCACCTGCAGCGGTATTACTTAAAAAGGCAGCAGGAATAGAAAGTGGTTCTGGTGTACCAAATAAAACTAAGGTTGCTAAAGTTACTGAAGAACAAGTTAAACAAATTGCTGAAACTAAAATGGCAGATTTAAATGCTTCATCTATTGAAACTGCTATGAAAATGATAGCAGGAACTGCAAGAAGTATGGGAATAACTATAGAAGGATAA